The following are encoded in a window of Drosophila simulans strain w501 chromosome 3L, Prin_Dsim_3.1, whole genome shotgun sequence genomic DNA:
- the LOC6737359 gene encoding 50S ribosomal protein L7/L12: MHITRLALRQISRQVQLHRMYSAAAPAAAVSGAEKLVPPAPEGAAKPPNPKLDSIVNNIAALNLLEVAELSTLLKQKLNLPETAFAPQFAAGPARAAPAEDEEEAAPKKVQTSFKVKLVKFDEKQKVALIKEVKNLLEGMNLVQAKKFVESAPTIVKEDIPKEEAEKLKEALSKAGAIIEIE, encoded by the coding sequence ATGCACATCACACGCCTCGCCCTGCGCCAGATTTCGCGCCAAGTGCAGCTACATCGCATGTACAGTGCAGCGGCTCCGGCCGCAGCAGTCTCGGGTGCGGAAAAACTGGTGCCTCCCGCGCCGGAAGGAGCCGCCAAGCCGCCCAATCCCAAACTGGACTCGATTGTCAACAACATCGCCGCCCTCAATCTCCTCGAGGTGGCCGAACTGAGCACCCTGCTCAAACAGAAACTGAACCTGCCCGAGACCGCATTTGCCCCACAATTCGCCGCTGGGCCGGCACGTGCTGCTCCCgccgaggatgaggaggaggcaGCGCCCAAGAAGGTACAGACCTCCTTCAAGGTCAAGCTGGTCAAGTTCGACGAGAAGCAGAAGGTTGCGCTGATCAAGGAGGTGAAGAACCTACTCGAGGGCATGAACCTGGTGCAGGCCAAAAAGTTCGTCGAGAGCGCACCGACCATCGTCAAGGAGGACATCCCCAAGGAGGAGGCCGAGAAGCTCAAGGAGGCACTGTCCAAGGCGGGCGCCATCATCGAGATCGAGTAG
- the LOC6737361 gene encoding valine--tRNA ligase → MQIIRNSTSKLLRHKHLYQPRVYSLYYSTLKDAAKELPLAAGYQPKPVENAYWEREHRQANLPKASASSCKRGTYRMLLPPPNVTGNLHLGHALMATVQDVIARQREQLGYQVDWVPGTDHAGIATQVVVERTIAASQAKTRHELGRSAFLDEVWRWKAEKGAGIVQDLRQLGCKLNWQREYFTMDEQQAHAVNVAFERLFEEGLIQRRNSVVNWCTALRSAISDIEVDSVEIKEPVEIAVPGYDRKVLFGRMYDFAYHVVDGETLPDGSVEEIVVSTTRPETILGDVAVAVHPLDPRYTKYRNIDQVKLKHPFRDDTIPLVFDINVDQEFGTGAVKITPAHDKFDFELATRHKLEPRQVFTETGLVVDAYSEFKGIPRFEARDLIVNRLEEMDLLRQVRSHTMQLPICSRSKDVIEYMILPQWFLKCKDLAKDALSELHSGRLQILPPSFETDWERWLQDSRDWCISRQLWWGHQVPAYEVIDSQGNSQWVAALDEKAARQKAMKLIGSEEFTLKRDPDVLDTWFSSSLLPFSTAGWPEESYKERYPLDIMQTGHDIIFFWVARMMMLGLKLTGEAPFQRILLNGIVCDAHGRKMSKSLGNIVAPQQVVQGASLESLKAGLEQSCEAGIIKPSELKASTIGMTHMFPNGIQECGTDALRFTLMSHNIKSHFISFDVNTCYTNKLFLNKIWQAMRFTLGSAKGLGISLHQFETLEGVNVGLWDRWIIGRLAETLSVCSQSYSNYNFHLATAALKTFFYQNLCDTYLETTKIAIGNGSADAYIHVGTLTACLSWGLQAMAPYTPFVASELLQHVPLNIELKLSDYKDEKLEEEVNEIVNICHNVRQVKSRNKISKRHHPHLSLFAQNTDSEGVLRRHLPQIKVLSRCDDVELELFDESSKISKKLSFFSSAGALCSFGLKLSDGLALTPEKQEEMEKANAKKLKKLVSELQRYRMRLDNEAFQLMADKKVKSHFENKVKELEAEINSLTRLAVMS, encoded by the exons atgcaaataattaggAATTCCACCAGTAAACTGCTTAGACACAAGCACCTGTATCAGCCAAGGGTTTACTCCCTATACTACAGTACCCTTAAAG aTGCGGCTAAGGAGCTTCCTTTGGCAGCAGGATACCAGCCGAAACCAGTGGAAAATGCTTACTGGGAGCGGGAGCATCGCCAGGCTAATCTGCCCAAGGCTTCAGCCAGCAGTTGCAAACGGGGAACATATCGCATGCTTCTACCGCCACCAAATGTAACCGGGAATCTGCATTTGGGCCATGCACTGATGGCCACGGTGCAGGATGTGATTGCCCGCCAGCGCGAACAGCTCGGCTACCAGGTGGACTGGGTACCAGGCACAGATCACGCGGGAATCGCCACCCAGGTGGTCGTGGAACGCACGATTGCCGCTTCTCAGGCGAAAACCCGTCATGAATTGGGACGCTCTGCTTTTCTGGACGAAGTGTGGCGCTGGAAGGCGGAAAAGGGTGCAGGTATCGTACAGGATCTCCGCCAACTCGGCTGCAAACTGAATTGGCAACGAGAATACTTCACAATGGATGAGCAGCAGGCGCATGCGGTCAACGTAGCTTTCGAGCGACTCTTTGAAGAAGGCCTAATTCAACGGCGCAACTCGGTTGTCAACTGGTGCACCGCTCTACGTTCCGCCATATCTGATATCGAGGTAGATAGTGTGGAGATCAAGGAGCCGGTAGAAATAGCCGTTCCCGGATACGACCGCAAAGTACTCTTTGGCAGAATGTACGATTTCGCCTATCATGTAGTGGATGGCGAAACACTGCCCGATGGTTCGGTTGAAGAGATTGTGGTGTCTACCACTAGACCAGAGACAATTTTGGGTGATGTAGCTGTCGCAGTACATCCGCTGGATCCGCGCTACACCAAGTACCGAAACATTGACCAGGTTAAGCTCAAGCATCCTTTCCGTGACGACACCATTCCACTCGTTTTCGATATCAACGTGGACCAAGAGTTTGGCACCGGTGCAGTGAAAATCACACCAGCCCATGACAAATTTGATTTCGAGCTGGCCACTCGCCATAAGCTTGAACCTCGCCAGGTATTCACTGAAACGGGTCTTGTGGTGGATGCTTATTCTGAGTTCAAGGGCATTCCGCGCTTCGAGGCGCGAGATCTCATCGTCAATCGCCTGGAAGAGATGGATTTGCTGCGCCAGGTGCGCTCTCATACCATGCAGTTGCCCATCTGCTCGCGCTCCAAGGACGTTATAGAGTACATGATCTTGCCGCAATGGTTTCTTAAGTGCAAGGACTTGGCAAAGGATGCCTTATCTGAACTGCATAGCGGACGTCTGCAAATCCTGCCTCCGAGCTTCGAAACGGATTGGGAACGCTGGCTGCAGGATAGCCGCGACTGGTGCATTTCCCGGCAGTTGTGGTGGGGGCATCAGGTGCCCGCGTACGAGGTGATCGACTCCCAGGGAAACAGTCAATGGGTGGCTGCTCTTGACGAGAAGGCAGCCAGGCAGAAAGCCATGAAACTGATTGGTAGCGAAGAATTTACATTGAAACGCGATCCGGATGTACTGGATACTTGGTTTTCATCTTCGCTGCTGCCCTTCTCCACGGCCGGTTGGCCGGAGGAGAGCTACAAAGAAAGGTATCCTTTGGACATAATGCAGACTGGCCATGATATTATCTTCTTTTGGGTGGCGCGCATGATGATGTTGGGTCTGAAGCTGACCGGCGAGGCACCCTTTCAGAGAATTTTGCTGAACGGCATTGTGTGCGATGCCCATGGCCGGAAGATGTCCAAGAGTCTCGGCAACATCGTGGCCCCACAGCAGGTGGTTCAGGGCGCCAGCTTAGAG AGCCTGAAGGCTGGCTTAGAGCAATCGTGCGAGGCGGGCATCATTAAGCCTTCAGAGTTAAAGGCCTCCACGATTGGAATGACGCATATGTTCCCCAATGGCATCCAAGAGTGCGGCACCGATGCACTACGCTTCACCCTGATGAGCCACAACATCAAGAGCCACTTCATTAGCTTCGATGTGAACACCTGCTACACCAATAAGCTGTTCCTAAACAAAATATGGCAAGCTATGCGATTTACCCTCGGCTCTGCCAAGGGACTGGGAATCTCGCTGCATCAGTTTGAGACACTTGAAGGTGTCAATGTGGGCCTTTGGGATCGCTGGATAATCGGACGCCTCGCGGAGACCTTGTCTGTCTGCTCGCAGAGCTACAGCAACTACAATTTCCACTTGGCCACAGCAGCCCTAAAGACCTTTTTCTATCAAAATCTCTGTGATACTTACCTG GAAACCACCAAAATTGCGATAGGAAATGGCAGTGCTGATGCCTACATCCATGTGGGCACCCTGACCGCTTGCCTTAGCTGGGGACTACAGGCCATGGCCCCTTATACTCCCTTTGTGGCTTCCGAATTGCTGCAGCATGTGCCCCTTAATATAGAGCTTAAACTGTCCGACTACAAGGATGAGAAGTTGGAGGAAGAGGTCAACGAAATTGTGAACATCTGCCATAACGTGCGACAGGTTAAGAGTCGCAATAAGATCAGCAAGCGCCATCATCCGCACCTCAGTTTGTTTGCACAGAATACGGACTCGGAAGGGGTGCTTCGTCGTCATTTGCCGCAGATCAAGGTGCTATCACGCTGCGATGACGTGGAACTGGAATTGTTTGATGAAAGCTCAAAGATTTCGAAGAAACTCAGCTTCTTCTCGTCGGCAGGAGCACTCTGCTCCTTTGGCTTAAAATTGAGCGATGGATTGGCTCTGACTCCGGAGAAACAAGAAGAAATGGAGAAGGCCAATGCCAAAAAACTGAAGAAGTTGGTCTCCGAACTGCAGCGGTATCGCATGCGTCTGGATAACGAAGCCTTCCAACTGATGGCCGACAAGAAAGTTAAGTCGCATTTCGAAAACAAG GTCAAAGAGTTGGAGGCGGAAATCAACAGTCTCACTCGGCTGGCAGTGATGTCCTAA
- the LOC6737358 gene encoding gram-negative bacteria-binding protein 3, producing the protein MAEASRFVAWSCCLQVLFLLLGVQGYEVPKAKIEIFYPKGFEVSIPDEEGITLFAFHGKLNEEMEGLEAGTWARDIVKAKNGRWTFRDRTTALKPGDTLYYWTYVIYNGLGYREDDGSFVVNGYSGNNASPHPPVVPVSTTPWTPPADPDIDIRLGCTTPKTEVNGAPTRCAGQLVFVDEFNASKLDPNKWKAERRFSGQPDYEFNVYVDDAPETLCLANGHVVLSTNTMKKQFKKGSGESLDLGEKCTGQANTHDCVRNGRTMNDGLPPMVTAQFSSKDFSFKYGRVEVRAKMPRAQWVTPQIWLQPKRPIYGVDDYRSGQLRIAYTRPNGGNLDLYGAAVLFADEPLRSVKNCLKPGTGNNSEDWSDSFHNYTLEWTPRELRWLVDGKEWCVQGSAKGAFSETTAGGKSLPQAQKLEEGTGLAPFDQEFYLTFGLSVGGFNEYQHELKPWNEKAPQAQKAFWKEVKKIRDHWLDEGHMKIDYVKVFSL; encoded by the coding sequence ATGGCGGAGGCATCGCGCTTTGTGGCCTGGAGCTGCTGCCTCCAAGtgctgttcctgctccttggcGTTCAGGGGTATGAAGTACCCAAGGCTAAGATCGAGATTTTCTATCCCAAGGGATTCGAGGTCTCAATTCCCGACGAGGAGGGCATCACCCTGTTCGCCTTCCATGGCAAACTAAATGAGGAGATGGAGGGCCTGGAAGCTGGCACCTGGGCACGGGACATTGTCAAAGCGAAAAACGGACGCTGGACCTTCCGGGACCGGACTACGGCTCTAAAGCCCGGCGACACCCTGTACTACTGGACATACGTTATCTACAACGGACTGGGTTATCGCGAAGACGACGGGTCGTTTGTGGTCAATGGGTACAGTGGTAATAATGCCTCACCACATCCACCTGTGGTTCCAGTCTCCACAACTCCCTGGACTCCACCTGCCGATCCGGATATCGACATAAGATTGGGTTGTACTACTCCCAAGACCGAGGTCAATGGAGCACCCACTCGCTGTGCCGGACAGCTGGTGTTCGTGGATGAGTTCAATGCTTCAAAGCTGGATCCCAATAAGTGGAAAGCAGAACGCAGGTTTTCCGGTCAACCCGATTACGAGTTTAATGTTTACGTGGATGACGCTCCGGAAACCTTGTGCTTGGCCAATGGTCATGTGGTGCTCTCGACGAACACAATGAAAAAACAATTCAAGAAGGGATCGGGAGAAAGTTTGGATCTGGGTGAAAAGTGCACGGGACAAGCGAATACCCACGACTGTGTAAGGAATGGCCGAACCATGAATGACGGACTTCCACCAATGGTCACCGCTCAGTTCTCCTCCAAGGATTTCTCCTTCAAATACGGTCGCGTGGAGGTGAGAGCCAAAATGCCGAGGGCACAGTGGGTGACTCCACAAATCTGGCTGCAGCCCAAGCGTCCGATCTACGGAGTGGATGACTATCGGTCAGGACAGCTGAGAATCGCTTATACCCGTCCGAATGGAGGTAATCTGGATTTGTATGGCGCCGCCGTGCTCTTCGCAGATGAGCCGCTGCGGTCGGTCAAGAATTGCCTGAAACCAGGTACTGGAAATAACTCCGAGGACTGGAGCGATAGTTTCCACAATTACACCCTCGAATGGACACCCAGGGAACTTCGCTGGCTGGTGGACGGCAAGGAGTGGTGTGTCCAGGGGAGTGCTAAAGGAGCTTTCAGCGAGACGACTGCCGGCGGAAAGAGTTTACCGCAGGCCCAAAAACTGGAGGAGGGCACTGGACTGGCGCCCTTCGATCAGGAGTTCTACTTGACCTTCGGACTCAGCGTGGGCGGTTTTAACGAGTACCAGCACGAGTTAAAACCCTGGAACGAGAAGGCGCCGCAGGCGCAGAAGGCCTTTTGGAAGGAAGTCAAGAAGATCAGGGACCACTGGCTGGACGAGGGCCACATGAAGATCGACTACGTGAAGGTGTTCTCTTTGTAA
- the LOC6737363 gene encoding uncharacterized Golgi apparatus membrane protein-like protein CG5021 isoform X4, producing MASATVPLLDDDTIPFGEEDEMRDPSRAGQKYTHPYVTFFHLFFRGAAILIYMFCGWFSDSFITSFVFVVLFLSADFWTVKNISGRLLVGLRWWNYVDDDGVSHWVFESKNSRVNKNEQRIFWLGLILCPVFWGLFFLFALFGLKFKWLLLVMIAIALNAANLYGYVKCNYGASKDLNSAATDFVKTQLFKNAVDIMTRPSGAPPPTNVRPTGVV from the exons ATGGCATCTGCTACG GTGCCGCTGCTCGACGATGACACGATACCCTTTGGCGAGGAGGACGAGATGCGGGATCCCAGTCGCGCGGGTCAGAAATACAC GCACCCGTACGTCACCTTCTTCCACCTGTTCTTCAGGGGCGCCGcgatcctgatctatatgttCTGCGGTTGGTTCAGCGACTCCTTCATCACCAGCTTCGTTTTCGTGGTGCTCTTCCTGTCCGCCGACTTCTGGACGGTAAAGAACATCTCGGGAAGATTGCTGGTCGGTCTCCGCTGGTGGAACTACGTCGACGACGATGGCGTATCGCACTGGGTGTTTGAGTCAAAGAAC AGCCGGGTCAACAAGAACGAGCAGCGCATCTTCTGGCTGGGACTCATCCTCTGTCCCGTCTTCTGGGGCCTCTTCTTCCTGTTCGCCCTATTCGGCCTGAAGTTCAAATGGCTACTGCTGGTAATGATCGCCATTGCGCTGAATGCCGCCAATCTGTATGGCTACGTCAAGTGTAACTATGGCGCCAGTAAGGATCTTAATTCCGCCGCCACAGACTTTGTGAAAACGCAGCTGTTCAAGAATGCCGTGGACATTATGACAAGGCCCAGTGGCGCCCCACCGCCAACCAATGTGCGTCCAACGGGAGTCGTTTGA
- the LOC6737363 gene encoding uncharacterized Golgi apparatus membrane protein-like protein CG5021 isoform X1, whose amino-acid sequence MASATVRNVPLLDDDTIPFGEEDEMRDPSRAGQKYTHPYVTFFHLFFRGAAILIYMFCGWFSDSFITSFVFVVLFLSADFWTVKNISGRLLVGLRWWNYVDDDGVSHWVFESKNSESYQSRVNKNEQRIFWLGLILCPVFWGLFFLFALFGLKFKWLLLVMIAIALNAANLYGYVKCNYGASKDLNSAATDFVKTQLFKNAVDIMTRPSGAPPPTNVRPTGVV is encoded by the exons ATGGCATCTGCTACGGTAAGAAAT GTGCCGCTGCTCGACGATGACACGATACCCTTTGGCGAGGAGGACGAGATGCGGGATCCCAGTCGCGCGGGTCAGAAATACAC GCACCCGTACGTCACCTTCTTCCACCTGTTCTTCAGGGGCGCCGcgatcctgatctatatgttCTGCGGTTGGTTCAGCGACTCCTTCATCACCAGCTTCGTTTTCGTGGTGCTCTTCCTGTCCGCCGACTTCTGGACGGTAAAGAACATCTCGGGAAGATTGCTGGTCGGTCTCCGCTGGTGGAACTACGTCGACGACGATGGCGTATCGCACTGGGTGTTTGAGTCAAAGAAC TCTGAATCCTACCAGAGCCGGGTCAACAAGAACGAGCAGCGCATCTTCTGGCTGGGACTCATCCTCTGTCCCGTCTTCTGGGGCCTCTTCTTCCTGTTCGCCCTATTCGGCCTGAAGTTCAAATGGCTACTGCTGGTAATGATCGCCATTGCGCTGAATGCCGCCAATCTGTATGGCTACGTCAAGTGTAACTATGGCGCCAGTAAGGATCTTAATTCCGCCGCCACAGACTTTGTGAAAACGCAGCTGTTCAAGAATGCCGTGGACATTATGACAAGGCCCAGTGGCGCCCCACCGCCAACCAATGTGCGTCCAACGGGAGTCGTTTGA
- the LOC6737362 gene encoding spermine oxidase: MEKCRASSRILIIGAGVSGIAAATRLLQNNFQNVQILEAEDRIGGRINTVYFGDNVIDLGAQWCHGKQQNCVYDMVKDMGILNETGDYYSPIKRVRSNKEVVPHELACAIHDIAVKSMPSGPHPVVGSFGTHLTQTFWRKIESELPQVNRDVASEALNTFAKHESSIIGADNLFEVSVREHIEYHECDGDKLLHWGTKGYRRFLRLLMKVSEDTPEELGLLEGRIQLNKKVIKIELACPRKVILRCQDGDYFEADHVICTVSLGVLQEQHEKLFVPPLPAAKVNAIRSLTLGTVNKLYLEYEKQPLPDGWVGFFCFWLEEDLIELRKTEYFWVEGITGVHMITCQPRMLMAWVNGPHGRHMETLSDEKVLEGLYWLFRKFLTFEIPPPKRFVRSSWFSNPNFRGSWSYRGVMADERNTGPWDLESPVLGEDGHLGLLFAGEASSRNYFSTVHGAVEAGYREADRLIGHYTSCSVSA, translated from the coding sequence ATGGAAAAATGCCGTGCCTCCTCTAGGATACTCATAATCGGAGCAGGAGTTTCGGGCATAGCCGCCGCCACTCGACTCCTGCAGAACAATTTCCAGAATGTTCAGATCCTGGAGGCGGAGGATCGCATCGGCGGGCGGATCAACACCGTGTATTTTGGTGACAACGTCATCGATTTGGGAGCCCAGTGGTGTCATGGAAAGCAGCAAAATTGTGTGTACGACATGGTCAAGGATATGGGTATCCTGAACGAGACGGGCGACTATTACAGTCCCATCAAGAGGGTGAGATCCAACAAGGAGGTGGTTCCACATGAGTTGGCCTGCGCCATTCACGACATTGCTGTAAAGAGCATGCCGAGTGGACCTCATCCGGTTGTGGGATCCTTTGGCACCCACCTGACGCAGACCTTCTGGCGCAAGATCGAGTCCGAGCTACCTCAAGTGAATAGGGATGTGGCTAGTGAGGCTTTGAATACCTTTGCGAAGCATGAAAGCTCTATTATTGGTGCGGACAATCTTTTCGAGGTCTCCGTGAGGGAACACATCGAGTACCACGAATGTGATGGCGACAAGCTGCTCCACTGGGGAACGAAGGGCTACCGGCGCTTTCTGCGCCTGCTGATGAAGGTCAGCGAGGATACGCCAGAGGAGCTAGGTCTACTGGAAGGACGCATTCAACTTAATAAGAAGGTCATCAAGATCGAGTTGGCGTGCCCCCGTAAGGTAATCCTGCGCTGCCAGGATGGCGATTACTTTGAGGCGGATCACGTCATCTGCACCGTTTCCCTGGGAGTtctgcaggagcagcacgAGAAGCTATTTGTCCCGCCGCTGCCAGCAGCCAAGGTGAATGCCATTCGCAGCCTCACCCTGGGCACTGTGAACAAACTGTATTTGGAGTATGAGAAGCAACCTCTTCCTGACGGCTGGGTGGGTTTCTTCTGCTTTTGGCTGGAAGAGGATCTGATAGAACTGCGAAAGACGGAATATTTCTGGGTGGAGGGTATAACCGGTGTACACATGATCACTTGTCAGCCCCGAATGTTGATGGCCTGGGTGAATGGTCCGCATGGACGCCACATGGAGACCCTGTCCGATGAGAAAGTTCTCGAGGGCTTGTACTGGCTCTTCCGAAAGTTCCTCACTTTCGAAATTCCGCCGCCAAAGCGTTTCGTTCGCAGCTCGTGGTTTTCGAATCCGAACTTCCGTGGCAGTTGGAGTTATCGTGGAGTTATGGCCGATGAAAGGAATACGGGCCCCTGGGATCTGGAGTCTCCTGTGTTGGGCGAAGATGGTCATTTAGGCCTCCTGTTTGCCGGAGAAGCGTCCAGCAGGAATTACTTTTCCACCGTTCACGGAGCTGTGGAGGCGGGTTACCGGGAAGCAGACCGGCTCATTGGTCATTACACCTCATGCAGTGTCAGTGCctga
- the LOC6737363 gene encoding uncharacterized Golgi apparatus membrane protein-like protein CG5021 isoform X3: protein MASATVRNVPLLDDDTIPFGEEDEMRDPSRAGQKYTHPYVTFFHLFFRGAAILIYMFCGWFSDSFITSFVFVVLFLSADFWTVKNISGRLLVGLRWWNYVDDDGVSHWVFESKNSRVNKNEQRIFWLGLILCPVFWGLFFLFALFGLKFKWLLLVMIAIALNAANLYGYVKCNYGASKDLNSAATDFVKTQLFKNAVDIMTRPSGAPPPTNVRPTGVV from the exons ATGGCATCTGCTACGGTAAGAAAT GTGCCGCTGCTCGACGATGACACGATACCCTTTGGCGAGGAGGACGAGATGCGGGATCCCAGTCGCGCGGGTCAGAAATACAC GCACCCGTACGTCACCTTCTTCCACCTGTTCTTCAGGGGCGCCGcgatcctgatctatatgttCTGCGGTTGGTTCAGCGACTCCTTCATCACCAGCTTCGTTTTCGTGGTGCTCTTCCTGTCCGCCGACTTCTGGACGGTAAAGAACATCTCGGGAAGATTGCTGGTCGGTCTCCGCTGGTGGAACTACGTCGACGACGATGGCGTATCGCACTGGGTGTTTGAGTCAAAGAAC AGCCGGGTCAACAAGAACGAGCAGCGCATCTTCTGGCTGGGACTCATCCTCTGTCCCGTCTTCTGGGGCCTCTTCTTCCTGTTCGCCCTATTCGGCCTGAAGTTCAAATGGCTACTGCTGGTAATGATCGCCATTGCGCTGAATGCCGCCAATCTGTATGGCTACGTCAAGTGTAACTATGGCGCCAGTAAGGATCTTAATTCCGCCGCCACAGACTTTGTGAAAACGCAGCTGTTCAAGAATGCCGTGGACATTATGACAAGGCCCAGTGGCGCCCCACCGCCAACCAATGTGCGTCCAACGGGAGTCGTTTGA
- the LOC6737363 gene encoding uncharacterized Golgi apparatus membrane protein-like protein CG5021 isoform X2 — translation MASATVPLLDDDTIPFGEEDEMRDPSRAGQKYTHPYVTFFHLFFRGAAILIYMFCGWFSDSFITSFVFVVLFLSADFWTVKNISGRLLVGLRWWNYVDDDGVSHWVFESKNSESYQSRVNKNEQRIFWLGLILCPVFWGLFFLFALFGLKFKWLLLVMIAIALNAANLYGYVKCNYGASKDLNSAATDFVKTQLFKNAVDIMTRPSGAPPPTNVRPTGVV, via the exons ATGGCATCTGCTACG GTGCCGCTGCTCGACGATGACACGATACCCTTTGGCGAGGAGGACGAGATGCGGGATCCCAGTCGCGCGGGTCAGAAATACAC GCACCCGTACGTCACCTTCTTCCACCTGTTCTTCAGGGGCGCCGcgatcctgatctatatgttCTGCGGTTGGTTCAGCGACTCCTTCATCACCAGCTTCGTTTTCGTGGTGCTCTTCCTGTCCGCCGACTTCTGGACGGTAAAGAACATCTCGGGAAGATTGCTGGTCGGTCTCCGCTGGTGGAACTACGTCGACGACGATGGCGTATCGCACTGGGTGTTTGAGTCAAAGAAC TCTGAATCCTACCAGAGCCGGGTCAACAAGAACGAGCAGCGCATCTTCTGGCTGGGACTCATCCTCTGTCCCGTCTTCTGGGGCCTCTTCTTCCTGTTCGCCCTATTCGGCCTGAAGTTCAAATGGCTACTGCTGGTAATGATCGCCATTGCGCTGAATGCCGCCAATCTGTATGGCTACGTCAAGTGTAACTATGGCGCCAGTAAGGATCTTAATTCCGCCGCCACAGACTTTGTGAAAACGCAGCTGTTCAAGAATGCCGTGGACATTATGACAAGGCCCAGTGGCGCCCCACCGCCAACCAATGTGCGTCCAACGGGAGTCGTTTGA
- the LOC6737360 gene encoding uncharacterized protein LOC6737360, with protein MSAGGRSSQLLALVAIFFSSYIVGIYSAARASSLALAPLSKANESLILANDTLLAEDGNSSLVHSGSRHPRWFPFYTIGRFSNDICVGNNLLLGTCVINGECTDNSGVAAGSCSSITAQAICCIYQRTCGASTSYNNTYFYNSNYPAPYGGGGRCSIVVTPPDSSICQLRVDFLSLSLAPPSGDGFCSTDALTITGGASQVPSICGENAGQHVYVDFNGVSPITISVATSGSYTFNRNWQFQIRMLGCTSATLAPAGCLQYYMPSSGTLASFNYNSAAASALNSIGVQGTRQLANTNYGICIRKAAGMCSITYSQVGSDTYSFTLTNDVGAVDPTLLATSSVQSQECTTDYIIIPSPTQGGVAMPSDRFCGLGLVSTTTSAKPFVVYTVTDGNEDMDISNRGFYLSYSQNACPIL; from the exons ATGTCCGCCGGTGGCCGTTCCTCGCAGCTTCTGGCCCTCGTGGCCATCTTCTTCAGCAGCTACATAGTGGGCATATACAGTGCGGCACGTGCCAGCAGTTTGGCCTTAGCTCCACTGTCGAAGGCTAATGAATCCCTGATCCTGGCGAATGATACCCTTCTCGCGGAGGACGGAAACTCCAGCTTGGTCCACAGTGGATCGCGACATCCTCGCT GGTTTCCATTCTATACAATCGGTCGCTTTTCCAACGACATCTGTGTGGGCAACAACCTGCTCCTGGGCACCTGCGTAATCAACGGAGAGTGCACCGACAACAGCGGCGTGGCGGcgggcagctgctcctccatcaCAGCGCAGGCCATTTGCTGCATTT ATCAAAGGACATGTGGAGCAAGTACTTCCTACAACAATACGTACTTTTACAACAGCAATTATCCGGCTCCATATGGCGGCGGCGGACGGTGTTCCATTGTGGTCACGCCACCGGATTCGTCGATCTGCCAGCTGCGAGTGGACTTCCTTTCCCTGTCGCTGGCACCACCATCGGGCGATGGATTCTGCTCCACGGATGCCCTGACCATCACTGGCGGAGCCTCGCAAGTGCCCAGCATTTGTGGCGAGAACGCCGGTCAGCATGTGTATGTGGACTTTAATGGTGTCAGTCCGATCACCATCTCGGTGGCCACATCCGGAAGTTATACATTCAACCGCAACTGGCAGTTCCAGATAAGGATGCTGGGCTGCACGTCGGCCACTTTGGCGCCAGCCGGTTGCCTGCAATACTACATGCCCAGCAGCGGCACCCTGGCcagttttaattacaattcGGCGGCGGCCTCCGCCCTCAATTCCATTGGAGTGCAAGGCACGCGGCAGTTGGCGAACACCAATTATGGTATTTGCATACGCAAGGCAGCGGGAATGTGTTCCATCACCTACAGCCAGGTTGGCTCCGATACGTACTCCTTTACGCTGACCAACGATGTGGGTGCAGTGGATCCCACTCTGCTGGCCACCTCATCTGTTCAGAGTCAGGAATGCACAACGGACTACATCATCATTCCCTCGCCAACGCAGGGCGGCGTTGCGATGCCCAGCGATCGCTTTTGTGGATTGGGTCTGGTATCCACGACCACATCGGCGAAGCCATTCGTTGTCTATACAGTCACCGATGGCAATGAGGATATGGACATATCGAATCGCGGCTTCTACTTGTCGTATTCGCAGAACGCATGTCCAATTCTGTAA